One Amblyomma americanum isolate KBUSLIRL-KWMA chromosome 8, ASM5285725v1, whole genome shotgun sequence DNA window includes the following coding sequences:
- the LOC144100436 gene encoding uncharacterized protein LOC144100436: MADHNVGVFPGENPPDEKCPVNHSVPSISTSMSTHRDKPTGKQIHQCTHCGNIFKKRSLLVEHIRTHTGDRPYHCSDCDSTFAYKNSLVRHLRTHTGDRPYRCDHCGSTFSIKSNLDRHQRTHTGDRPYRCDHCSSKFAAKSNLDSHLRTHTGDRPYRCDHCVSAFVEKSHLVTHVRIHTGEKPYQCQLCPMAFAQKATLVAHVRSHKGEKPFQCDLCSKAFSAKCSLKHHKETRH, translated from the coding sequence atggcagaccacaacgttggcgtgtttcctggagaaaatccacctgatgaaaagtgccctgtcaaccacagtgtgccatccattagtacaagcatgagtactcaccgggacaagcccacaggcaagcagattcaccagtgcacccactgcggcaacattTTCAAGAAGAGATCACTCCTGGTGGAgcatattcgcacccacacaggcgaccgcccgtatcattgcagtgactgtgatagcacattcgcttataagaacAGCCTCGTCAGACACCTGCggacccatacgggtgatcgtccataccgttgtgaccactgtggcagcacaTTTTCTATAAAGAGCAATttggacagacaccagcgcacgcatacgggtgatcgtccgtaccgttgtgaccactgttcCAGCAAATTTGCAGCAAAGAGCAATTTGGACAGTCActtgcgcacccatacgggtgatcgtccgtaccgttgtgaccactgtgtcAGTGCATTTGTAGAAAAGAGCCACCTGGTAACAcacgtccgcatccacactggtgagaagccataccagtgccagctgtgccccatggcctttgcacaaaaggcaacccttgtggcacacgtgcggtcgcacaagggtgaaaaaccattccagtgtgacttgtgctcaaaggcgttctcagctAAGTGtagtttaaaacaccacaaagagacaagacactGA